A window from Symbiopectobacterium purcellii encodes these proteins:
- the uhpC gene encoding MFS transporter family glucose-6-phosphate receptor UhpC, giving the protein MSADPISITAHYRYWRGRLLISMVVGYAAFYLTRRSVTFAMPVMQVELGLDKADIGLLGTLFYLAYGGSKFVSGMVHDRIGARWFMGVGLLMTGVLNIAFAFSASLPALLLIWTLNGFFQGWGWPPCARLLTHWYSRNERGLWWGCWNTSINIGGAAVPLLSGVLAASQGWQAALLIPGAVAIVLGGLLCRQLCGTPREEGLPTVGQWRRDPLELRQEQQSAPMSLGQMLSRTILRNGIIWILALSYVLVHLIRIALNDWGNLWLTESHGVQLLSANATVMLFELGGLFGALFAGWGSDLLFRGQRAPMILLFSLGLFLSVTAIWLVPIHHYALLAVNFFIIGFFVFGPQMLIGLAATEYVHKEAAGTVTGFLGLFAYLGAALAGWPLAQWMQFYGWSGFFALLTLAAACVGLLLMPLMMAGTSRSHMHPSRGPNASGPP; this is encoded by the coding sequence ATGAGCGCAGACCCTATCAGTATCACCGCGCACTACCGCTATTGGCGCGGACGTTTGCTGATTTCCATGGTGGTCGGTTACGCGGCGTTTTATCTCACCCGGCGCAGTGTCACCTTCGCCATGCCTGTCATGCAGGTGGAGCTGGGACTGGATAAAGCGGATATCGGTCTGCTCGGTACGTTGTTTTATCTAGCGTATGGCGGTTCAAAATTTGTGTCCGGCATGGTGCATGATCGCATAGGCGCACGCTGGTTTATGGGCGTTGGCCTGCTGATGACCGGTGTGCTGAATATTGCTTTCGCGTTCAGCGCCTCCTTACCCGCACTTCTGCTGATTTGGACGTTAAACGGGTTCTTTCAGGGATGGGGATGGCCACCGTGTGCCAGGCTACTGACCCACTGGTATTCCCGCAATGAGCGCGGATTGTGGTGGGGATGTTGGAACACGTCGATCAATATTGGTGGTGCCGCCGTCCCTCTGCTTTCCGGCGTACTGGCCGCCAGCCAGGGGTGGCAAGCCGCACTGCTGATACCGGGCGCGGTAGCGATTGTGTTGGGCGGCCTACTTTGCCGCCAACTGTGCGGCACGCCGCGGGAAGAGGGGTTGCCCACCGTGGGGCAATGGCGGCGCGATCCGCTGGAGTTGCGCCAGGAGCAACAGAGTGCGCCCATGAGTCTGGGGCAAATGCTGAGCCGCACCATTTTGCGTAACGGCATTATCTGGATCCTCGCGCTCTCTTATGTGCTGGTGCACTTGATCCGCATCGCACTGAATGACTGGGGTAATTTATGGCTGACAGAGAGCCACGGCGTGCAGCTTCTCAGCGCCAATGCCACGGTGATGCTGTTCGAGTTGGGGGGATTGTTCGGCGCGCTGTTTGCCGGATGGGGCTCAGACCTGCTGTTTCGCGGTCAGCGTGCACCGATGATTTTGCTGTTCTCGCTGGGTTTGTTTCTCAGCGTAACCGCCATCTGGCTGGTGCCTATTCATCATTACGCGCTGCTGGCGGTGAATTTTTTCATTATCGGCTTTTTTGTTTTTGGCCCTCAGATGCTTATCGGTCTGGCGGCCACGGAGTACGTCCATAAGGAAGCAGCAGGAACCGTTACCGGATTTCTTGGCCTGTTCGCTTATCTTGGAGCCGCATTGGCAGGGTGGCCGCTGGCGCAGTGGATGCAATTCTACGGCTGGTCCGGTTTCTTTGCCTTACTGACACTGGCGGCAGCCTGTGTCGGGCTGTTGCTGATGCCGTTGATGATGGCAGGCACCAGTCGATCGCACATGCATCCGTCTCGGGGGCCAAACGCTTCAGGCCCGCCCTGA
- a CDS encoding ABC transporter substrate-binding protein → MKLSLLSALIVTGIAATTLSSVAQAKGRLVVYCSATNAFCEAETKAFGEKYDVQTSFIRNGSGSTLAKVEAEKRNPQADVWYGGTLDPQSQAGEMDLLQPYVSPELANIMPQFRDPAKRKGNYSSAVYIGILGFGVNTERLKEKNLPVPQCWKDLIDPIYKGEIQIADPQSSGTAYTALATFSQLWGEDQAFDYLKKLNANVSQYTKSGIAPARNAARGESAIGIGFLHDYSQEKENGAPLQLVSPCEGTGYEVGGVSILKNARNLENAKLFVDWALSKEAQELSWQKGQSYQILTNTKAEASPLSLKLEELKLINYDMDKYGAEDVRKALITKWVNEVKMGK, encoded by the coding sequence ATGAAACTTTCTCTTCTCTCTGCCCTTATCGTTACCGGGATCGCAGCCACCACGCTGTCCAGTGTGGCACAAGCCAAAGGCCGCCTCGTGGTGTATTGCAGTGCTACCAACGCGTTTTGCGAAGCGGAAACCAAAGCGTTTGGCGAAAAATATGACGTACAAACCTCCTTCATCCGCAACGGTTCTGGCAGCACGCTGGCAAAAGTAGAAGCGGAAAAACGTAACCCGCAAGCCGATGTCTGGTACGGCGGCACGCTCGATCCGCAGTCACAAGCGGGTGAAATGGATCTGCTGCAACCGTATGTCTCCCCTGAATTGGCGAATATCATGCCGCAGTTCCGCGATCCGGCGAAACGCAAAGGCAATTACTCCTCTGCAGTCTACATCGGGATTCTCGGTTTTGGCGTCAACACCGAACGGTTGAAAGAGAAAAACCTGCCAGTACCGCAATGTTGGAAAGATCTCATCGACCCTATCTACAAAGGCGAAATCCAGATTGCCGACCCGCAAAGTTCTGGCACCGCCTACACCGCATTGGCGACTTTTTCGCAGCTGTGGGGTGAAGATCAGGCGTTTGATTACCTGAAAAAACTCAATGCCAACGTGTCGCAGTACACCAAATCGGGTATTGCCCCGGCACGTAACGCCGCCCGTGGCGAAAGCGCCATCGGCATCGGCTTCCTGCACGATTATTCACAGGAAAAAGAGAATGGCGCACCGCTGCAACTGGTATCACCGTGCGAAGGCACCGGCTATGAAGTCGGTGGCGTCAGCATCCTGAAAAATGCGCGTAACCTGGAGAATGCCAAACTGTTCGTCGATTGGGCGCTGTCAAAAGAAGCCCAAGAACTCTCCTGGCAGAAGGGCCAGTCCTACCAGATCCTGACCAACACCAAGGCCGAAGCATCACCGCTGTCGCTCAAGCTCGAAGAGCTGAAATTGATCAATTACGACATGGATAAATACGGCGCAGAAGATGTGCGTAAAGCACTTATCACCAAATGGGTGAATGAAGTCAAGATGGGCAAATAA